A single genomic interval of Oncorhynchus gorbuscha isolate QuinsamMale2020 ecotype Even-year linkage group LG25, OgorEven_v1.0, whole genome shotgun sequence harbors:
- the LOC124013677 gene encoding zinc finger and BTB domain-containing protein 38-like encodes MVSWLEVLDPLHAGLFLLRLNEQRLPAGPTLFCDVNLIATSDAKLAACCQYFRQLLLSTSSPPPTTPVLGSHHPPSTPSSRLIQGAELDLPNLQSCVLSNLLDFIYSSRVARKGSKGTRHLSEAGLSLRVPILTNLVEEEEEAEPGQMKGKSRQCRGGEAMMEGLMNDEADGPENAKITLSFPLSAALPAALTVHNHHPSSATSYPRRRHSSSVSKASNEVSAWKLDATTTDKRRPFNPPQRDSSPSSSSASSSPSSSSSPMDLTALVKKDIKSPPPLFKAGLDSQFHRFPPRSSNGPLGGYPGEGHRLTNGTASPSKTAQILFNLSTVAYRGQGGRGTDRKEKTGKKGGRVGSPQVGTNLRPPNLHLSPPLPHPSESFTLPPHSSSTPPDGPEPELICGVCHRLFSSALSLTAHMRLHRGGRALSCQHCGKAFIHNKRLQSHEASCTHALNPALPSSIPLLPILAKEEPLEEGEVRVEGGQIVGASEEDMKPGKGKKGRGLLVRHEGDVSELVGDEDHFVKVVDGHVIYFCSVCERSYMTLSSLKRHSNVHSWRRKYPCHFCDKVFALAEYRTKHEVWHTGERRYQCIFCWEAFATYYNLKTHQKAFHGISPGLISSEKTVNGGYKQKVNALKFYRLLPMRSQKRPYKTYSDSLANSLLLPPSDPSAVPLPQPLDCSLPGSLDLHSLISCSLPKGVKSDPDEFPAGFPLSVGLEQGEIPTLPPSLTGMALGRVADRETESEQVDSCGSSSKASVRNKVKTPKVSGSPELGLSSVITYGHSKPSVIVHGTAAPSVIVHSNQVTSGAGKGPLSSPSPEACNSQTLPKVSAKPVKIHRESTESHRKRAKLVDSSDATEQGERRSETVRSHHKSRKGHSKSDSSSAKQLSTGSEGKGAGPLCQITVRIGEEAMVKRSISETDLKRDRSPPSSRAKRMDSSPHDSKEPRHSHHHHHKHRSHRSSSVEAEGERGGDGERENGEGDSRKKSPKATGKVREYYFRQEVRKQGQSEDDEDNLWRPYYSYKPKRKAPHAHKTKNWQRKLHYKRSLRLMRRAERLMDHVNKEDQEKEDGKMDEVEQEVGEVKDHMVQEEGEAPESFSTSSIPSKEKDKEGEDEIGEAHLKLADPPLVSPQPPLSTSVPPMDTKRRLWSDGSASECDTCGRWFSSSRKRDKHELSHLLEFVCLLCRAPFPSRDQLEDHQRAQHPKAPNPSSVQSRAGCQSRDEGMETETELTEVDRARERVILGKGSPSCLSRRSLARHTCPQCHKVCKTSSALNRHVRRHELSSSPEREKEETQTELKTAAAAETTVSTVSKDVDTTRDHVPIVHSVPVISYPIPETQHSSEAIGPLQCASQPSEVKAEHQTPTLCSGPELKELNELTTPIPDREPSPQIIQPPPEIPTADRPTPSPSLCCSSALQGVLVMSSGAECLDYRTPRKRSLEGQNHRRTSPAPVTSPNMAPTLQMRISHTAAPLSVAMTTVPLQGVCGVKLEGDIVGKGQREGCGMGLLHHAGFKNSPVAQDLRVPPLSRSPSPNQAQDLTMSSILAREREVERERQREWEREMKRELEREQDMERELERGRQRERDMDRELERRKQREREMDRELGRRKQREREMDRELGRERQREREMERAQQSRGASLQEQPRDMEGTLLVPKEEPISPAPSPIHTPIQTAINSPPLQRRPSKFPRHFPTAMDLLMQANQQVAQSLRGTQGLERFQLPPGSVSGSDRPSAHALLLPRDPPPSEEEPLDHSPAPSRDPHRGEVTARGYPMQDYPLPLIVQGGYRSGKKQEDNLLMSYPTGPLSFGPLGKMVPTGDLAKLPFYPDPYHLLYGPQLLAYPYNLATLPMALNMMAPGGEKVEPLPFLPALFNYAAAAGPYAGMAPHHLVGNPSLYNSSGGSSKKQRDNSNGKL; translated from the coding sequence ATGGTGTCCTGGCTGGAGGTGTTGGACCCCCTCCACGCAGGTCTCTTCTTGCTACGCCTGAACGAGCAGCGCCTGCCCGCCGGGCCCACCCTCTTCTGTGACGTCAACCTCATCGCCACCAGCGACGCTAAGTTGGCCGCCTGCTGCCAGTACTTCCGCCAGCTGCTGCTGTCGACGTCTTCCCCACCGCCTACGACTCCTGTATTAGGCAGCCACCACCCGCCGTCTACCCCCTCTTCCAGGCTCATCCAGGGGGCTGAGCTGGACCTGCCTAACCTCCAGTCCTGTGTGCTGTCCAACCTGCTTGACTTCATCTACTCCTCCCGTGTTGCCCGCAAGGGCTCCAAGGGGACCAGGCATTTGTCGGAGGCGGGCCTCAGCCTTAGGGTGCCCATCTTGACCAATCTGgttgaggaagaagaggaggcgGAACCAGGGCAGATGAAGGGAAAAAGCCGGCAGTGCCGAGGAGGGGAGGCCATGATGGAGGGGCTGATGAATGATGAGGCAGACGGCCCCGAGAACGCTAAGATCACCCTCAGCTTCCCCCTCAGTGCCGCCCTGCCCGCCGCCCTCACCGTTCACAACCACCACCCCTCCTCAGCCACATCCTACCCCCGCCGCCGACACTCCTCCTCAGTCTCCAAGGCGTCCAACGAGGTGTCAGCGTGGAAACTGGATGCCACCACCACAGACAAACGGCGGCCCTTTAACCCCCCCCAGCGGGACAGCTCCCCGTCCTcttcctccgcctcctcttccccttcctcgtcttcctctcctatGGATCTTACCGCACTGGTCAAAAAGGACATCAAATCCCCCCCACCTCTTTTCAAAGCCGGTCTGGACTCCCAGTTCCACAGGTTCCCCCCCAGGTCTTCCAATGGGCCTTTAGGTGGTTACCCAGGGGAGGGTCACAGACTGACCAATGGCACGGCCTCACCCTCAAAGACTGCACAGATCCTGTTCAACCTGAGCACCGTGGCCTATCGGGGCCAGGGGGGGCGGGGCACAGACAGAAAGGAGAAAACAGGGAAAAAAGGAGGGAGGGTGGGCAGCCCCCAAGTTGGAACAAACCTACGTCCACCCAACCtccacctttctcctcctcttcctcacccctctGAGTCTTTCActcttcctcctcactcctcctccacccccccagaTGGCCCCGAGCCAGAGCTGATATGTGGGGTGTGCCACCGCCTCTTCAGCTCCGCCTTGTCTCTCACGGCCCACATGCGGCTGCACCGTGGCGGCCGGGCCCTCAGCTGCCAGCACTGTGGCAAAGCCTTCATCCACAACAAGAGACTGCAGTCCCATGAGGCCTCCTGCACGCACGCTCTGAACCCGGCCCTCCCATCTAGCATCCCTCTTCTCCCCATCCTGGCCAAAGAGGAGCCCCTGGAGGAAGGGGAGGTtagggtggagggaggacagaTTGTGGGGGCAAGTGAAGAGGATATGAAGCCTGGGAAAGGGAAAAAAGGGCGAGGTCTCCTGGTTCGGCATGAAGGCGACGTGTCAGAGCTGGTGGGGGACGAGGACCACTTCGTCAAGGTGGTGGACGGCCATGTCATCTACTTCTGCTCGGTGTGCGAGCGCTCCTACATGACCCTGTCCAGCCTCAAGCGTCACTCCAACGTGCACTCGTGGCGCCGCAAGTATCCCTGCCACTTCTGTGACAAGGTGTTCGCCTTGGCCGAGTACCGCACCAAGCACGAGGTGTGGCACACGGGCGAGCGACGCTACCAGTGCATCTTCTGCTGGGAGGCTTTTGCAACGTACTACAACCTGAAGACCCACCAGAAGGCTTTCCACGGCATCAGCCCGGGCCTCATCTCCAGCGAAAAGACAGTCAACGGCGGTTACAAGCAGAAGGTCAACGCCCTCAAGTTCTACCGCCTGCTTCCTATGCGTTCCCAGAAGAGACCCTACAAGACCTACAGTGACTCCCTGGCCAACAGCCTGCTGCTGCCCCCGTCTGACCCCTCTGCCGTCCCCTTGCCTCAGCCCCTGGACTGCAGCCTGCCCGGCTCCCTGGACCTTCACAGCCTCATCAGTTGCTCTCTACCCAAGGGTGTGAAGTCTGACCCTGACGAGTTCCCTGCTGGCTTCCCCCTCTCAGTGGGCCTAGAGCAGGGAGAGATCCCCACACTGCCCCCCTCCCTAACAGGTATGGCCTTAGGGAGAgtagctgacagagagacagagtcagagcagGTAGATAGCTGTGGCAGCAGCTCCAAAGCATCCGTTCGTAACAAAGTCAAAACTCCAAAGGTCAGCGGTAGCCCAGAGTTGGGTTTGTCTTCTGTCATCACATACGGCCACTCCAAGCCCTCCGTCATAGTGCATGGCACAGCGGCGCCATCCGTCATTGTCCATAGCAACCAGGTCACCTCTGGGGCCGGGAAAGGCCCCCTGAGCAGTCCCTCCCCTGAAGCTTGCAACAGCCAGACACTCCCCAAGGTCAGTGCAAAGCCTGTTAAAATTCACAGGGAAAGTACGGAGAGCCATAGGAAGAGAGCTAAATTAGTGGATAGTTCAGATGCcacagagcagggggagaggaggtcagaaacagttAGGTCCCATCATAAGTCCCGCAAGGGGCACAGCAAGAGTGACAGCTCCTCAGCCAAACAGTTGTCCACAGGGTCAGAGGGCAAAGGGGCCGGGCCGCTGTGCCAGATCACGGTGCGGATAGGCGAGGAGGCCATGGTCAAACGCAGCATCTCCGAGACGGACCTCAAGAGGGACAGGAGCCCCCCTTCTTCCAGAGCCAAAAGGATGGACTCCTCCCCACATGACTCCAAGGAACCTCgccactcccaccaccaccaccacaaacacCGCTCCCATCGCAGCTCTAGTGTCGaagctgagggggagagaggaggagatggggagagggaaaaTGGAGAGGGGGACAGCCGGAAGAAAAGCCCAAAAGCCACGGGCAAAGTCAGAGAGTACTACTTCCGCCAGGAGGTGCGCAAGCAGGGGCAGAGTGAGGATGATGAGGACAACCTCTGGAGGCCCTACTACTCATACAAGCCCAAGAGGAAGGCCCCTCATGCCCACAAAACAAAGAACTGGCAACGCAAACTCCACTACAAACGCTCCCTCCGGCTAatgaggagggcagagagactcATGGACCATGTGAATAAGGAAGACCAAGAGAAGGAGGATGGAAAGATGGATGAGGTGGAGCAGGAAGTGGGGGAGGTGAAAGATCACATGgtgcaggaggagggagaggcaccTGAATCGTTCAGTACTTCCTCTATACCTTCAAAAGAGAAGGACAAAGAGGGGGAGGACGAAATCGGGGAAGCACACCTTAAGCTTGCTGATCCTCCCCTGGTCTCTCCCCAGCCCCCATTGTCTACCTCAGTCCCCCCTATGGACACAAAACGTCGGCTCTGGTCCGATGGAAGTGCGTCGGAGTGCGATACGTGTGGTCGCTGGTTCTCCAGTTCCAGGAAACGGGATAAACACGAGCTTAGCCACCTGCTGGAGTTTGTGTGCCTCCTCTGTagggcccccttcccttccaggGACCAACTAGAGGACCACCAGAGAGCCCAGCACCCCAAAGCCCCCAACCCCTCGTCTGTGCAATCCCGAGCTGGGTGTCAGTCTCGAGATGAGGGCATGGAGACAGAGACGGAGTTAACAGAGGTAgatagggcgagagagagggttatactagGGAAGGGAAGTCCAAGTTGCCTAAGCAGGAGGTCATTGGCGAGACACACCTGTCCCCAGTGCCATAAGGTGTGCAAGACATCCTCAGCGCTAAACCGCCACGTGAGGCGCCACGAGTTAAGCAGCTCCccggagagagaaaaggaggagacgCAAACAGAGTTaaaaacagcagcagcagcagagacaaCAGTTAGCACTGTTAGCAAAGACGTAGACACCACGAGGGACCATGTTCCCATTGTTCACTCTGTCCCCGTTATCAGCTACCCTATCCCAGAGACACAGCATAGTAGCGAGGCCATAGGGCCGCTGCAGTGCGCGAGCCAGCCTAGCGAGGTGAAAGCAGAGCACCAAACTCCAACACTGTGCAGCGGCCCTGAACTCAAAGAACTTAATGAACTCACAACTCCCATTCCTGACAGAGAGCCCAGTCCTCAGATTATTCAGCCCCCTCCAGAGATCCCCACAGCCGACCGGCCgacaccatctccctccctctgctgctcCTCGGCCCTCCAGGGTGTGCTGGTCATGAGCAGCGGAGCTGAATGTCTGGACTACCGGACCCCCAGGAAGAGGAGTCTGGAGGGGCAGAACCACAGGAGGACCAGCCCTGCACCTGTCACTTCTCCAAATATGGCCCCGACCTTGCAGATGAGAATCAGCCATACTGCTGCTCCTCTGTCCGTTGCCATGACAACAGTGCCCCTCCAAGGGGTCTGTGGTGTGAAGCTGGAGGGTGATATTGTGGGaaaaggacagagggagggatgtgggatGGGCCTCCTCCATCATGCTGGTTTTAAGAACTCACCAGTCGCCCAAGATCTCAGGGTCCCACCCTTGTCCAGGAGCCCCAGTCCCAACCAAGCACAAGACCTGACCATGTCCTCGATTCTagccagggagagggaggtggagagggaaaggcagagagaatgggagagggagatgaagagagagctgGAAAGGGAacaggatatggagagagagttggaaagggggaggcagagggaaaggGATATGGACAGAGAGCTAGAAAGGAGGAAGCaacgggagagggagatggacagagagctgggaaggaggaagcagagggagagagagatggacagagagctgggaagggagaggcagagagaaagggagatggagagggctcAGCAGTCAAGGGGAGCATCACTACAGGAGCAGCCCAGAGACATGGAGGGGACCCTCCTGGTACCCAAAGAGGAGCCGATTAGTCCCGCACCATCCCCGATACACACACCAATTCAAACTGCTATTAACAGCCCACCCTTGCAGAGGCGGCCCTCCAAGTTTCCCCGACACTTCCCCACTGCTATGGACCTGCTGATGCAGGCCAATCAACAGGTTGCCCAGTCCCTGCGTGGCACACAGGGTCTCGAGAGGTTTCAGTTGCCCCCTGGGTCGGTCAGTGGCAGCGACCGCCCTTCTGCCCATGCCCTGCTGCTCCCCCGGGACCCCCCACCGTCCGAGGAAGAGCCCCTGGACCACTCCCCAGCGCCATCGAGAGATCCTCACAGAGGGGAGGTCACTGCCAGGGGATACCCCATGCAGGACTACCCACTGCCCCTCATCGTCCAGGGTGGCTACCGCTCTGGCAAGAAGCAGGAGGACAACCTGCTCATGTCCTACCCGACGGGGCCTCTCTCCTTCGGGCCGCTGGGGAAGATGGTGCCTACTGGGGATCTTGCCAAACTGCCGTTCTACCCCGACCCCTACCACCTGCTTTACGGGCCGCAGCTGCTGGCCTACCCCTACAACCTGGCCACCCTGCCTATGGCTCTGAACATGATGGCCCCCGGGGGGGAGAAGGTGGAGCCGTTGCCCTTCCTCCCTGCCCTCTTCAACTACGCTGCTGCAGCTGGTCCCTACGCTGGCATGGCGCCACACCACCTAGTGGGGAACCCCAGCCTCTACAACAGCAGCGGTGGCAGCAGCAAGAAACAGCGGGACAACAGTAACGGAAAGTTGTAG
- the LOC124013947 gene encoding UDP-glucuronosyltransferase 2A1-like: MVSGTLLMSMALLILCGCQGAHSGNVLVFPGEFSHWLNMRVILEELVERNHSVTVLVCSASPSVNYTKPEGFSFKVYNVPFERHDLESLQEDFLNFWIYEAQNASMLQVGLKIREVLGSMTALHLNMCDAMFHNKELMDTLRQWEFDAVLSDPMMPCSDLMADALNVPFIISLRFTFGMTMERHCGQIPAPPSFVPAPPLTYTDQMSFLERVHNFVTYMIHSTFFSIHCLQTIDKYYSGIKGRPTTLCEILGKADIWLIRTYWDFEYPRPFLPNFKFVGGLHCKPAKPLSKAMEDFVQSSGDDGIVVFSLGSMIKNLTNERGNTIATALGQIPQKVLWRYDGEKPETLAPNTRVYEWIPQNDLLGHPKTKAFVTHGGTNGLYESIYHGVPMVGIPLFADQPDNIIHMKNKGAAVMVDFNTMTPKDLVDGLNSVINDPSYKASMMRLSRIHHDQPMKPLDTAVFWIEFVMRNKGAKHLRVEAHNLSWYQYHCLDVAAALLTIVALVIVVSIKTCIFCFRKCCKKTTSRQKTE, from the exons ATGGTGTCTGGGACGTTGTTGATGTCCATGGCCCTCCTCATTCTCTGTGGGTGTCAGGGCGCACACAGTGGTAATGTGCTGGTCTTTCCTGGGGAGTTCAGTCACTGGCTCAACATGCGTGTGATCCTGGAAGAACTAGTGGAGCGAAACCATAGTGTCACAGTGCTGGTTTGCTCTGCCTCACCTTCAGTCAACTATACCAAACCAGAGGGTTTCAGCTTCAAGGTGTATAATGTTCCTTTTGAGAGACATGATTTGGAGTCTCTCCAGGAGGACTTCCTAAACTTCTGGATATACGAGGCTCAGAACGCCTCAATGTTGCAGGTGGGCCTGAAGATCCGGGAGGTGTTGGGAAGCATGACAGCTCTACATCTCAACATGTGTGATGCCATGTTCCACAACAAAGAGCTTATGGACACACTGAGACAGTGGGAGTTTGACGCAGTCCTTTCTGATCCAATGATGCCATGCAGTGACTTAATGGCAGATGCTCTTAACGTGCCTTTCATTATCTCGCTGAGGTTTACATTTGGCATGACTATGGAGAGGCACTGCGGGCAGATACCAGCGCCCCCCTCTTTTGTTCCTGCCCCCCCTTTGACGTACACAGACCAAATGAGTTTTTTGGAGCGGGTTCACAATTTTGTTACGTACATGATACATTCTACCTTTTTCTCTATACACTGCCTACAGACCATTGATAAGTACTACAGTGGGATCAAGG GCAGACCTACGACTTTATGCGAGATCTTGGGGAAGGCAGATATCTGGTTGATACGGACCTACTGGGACTTTGAGTATCCTCGACCTTTCCTTCCCAACTTTAAATTTGTGGGAGGCCTTCACTGCAAACCTGCAAAACCCCTTTCAAAA GCCATGGAGGACTTTGTGCAGAGTTCAGGAGATGATGGAATCGTGGTGTTTTCCCTGGGATCCATGATCAAGAACCTCACGAATGAGAGGGGAAACACCATAGCCACTGCATTGGGACAAATACCACAGAAG GTGCTGTGGAGATACGATGGGGAGAAACCAGAGACTCTCGCCCCCAACACAAGAGTTTATGAATGGATCCCACAAAATGATTTACTTG GTCATCCAAAGACCAAAGCCTTCGTCACCCACGGTGGGACTAACGGACTATATGAATCCATTTACCATGGAGTCCCAATGGTGGGCATCCCCTTGTTCGCTGACCAGCCAGACAATATCATCCACATGAAAAACAAGGGAGCCGCTGTAATGGTGGACTTCAACACGATGACACCCAAAGACCTTGTGGATGGCCTCAACAGTGTGATCAATGATCCATC GTATAAAGCAAGCATGATGAGGCTGTCAAGAATCCACCACGACCAACCAATGAAACCCTTGGATACAGCTGTGTTCTGGATCGAGTTTGTGATGCGTAACAAAGGGGCTAAGCACTTGAGGGTGGAGGCCCATAACCTGAGCTGGTACCAGTACCACTGTCTAGATGTGGCAGCTGCTCTGCTCACCATAGTGGCACTTGTCATAGTTGTATCCATTAAAACATGCATTTTCTGCTTCCGCAAGTGCTGCAAGAAAACTACATCgagacagaagacagagtga